One region of Ignavibacteriota bacterium genomic DNA includes:
- a CDS encoding insulinase family protein has translation MNTRHTLALILAMLPATLLLHAQTYKPAFEKITLSNGMDVVFHRDTTLPAVSIHIAFRAGSSWDPSGLRGIATVSGNLLLASLPAHAASELGKIQTEATAAYASLTSVDWTNITLTYPGKYLDAGLWIESERLKAAGDAVTEIMLKQTVEYMIAQRRETAKDPSADMQEALYREMYPEGHPYAHLSTGDTTELRKITLAEVRKFMKLFHTAGNASMTISGDFRIDDAKKLVRKYFAGLPASKRFVWKTEARKFDPAGPVALIKQAPVDFSTLQIVFPTVPLGDPDEAALQLLAKLLAGAGDARLKKLFLDNNPNVLDVTARQTSQDLHGMFAITITCRAETQLRTVFEQALTLLQTIPRTPVSEDEMSMSRSLNEMEFLLPMESVHGFGGRGDALNLGNLYTSNPASQFTGIEAQARVSPFALREAARRYLSGASVVVLSIVPAGRQELGVTL, from the coding sequence ATGAATACTCGACACACTCTCGCCCTGATCCTCGCCATGCTGCCAGCGACACTTCTTCTGCATGCGCAGACCTACAAACCAGCTTTCGAAAAAATCACCCTGTCCAACGGTATGGATGTGGTATTCCACCGGGATACGACGCTGCCCGCCGTGTCCATCCATATCGCCTTCCGTGCCGGTTCCAGTTGGGATCCGAGCGGACTCCGCGGCATCGCCACAGTGTCAGGCAATCTGCTGCTTGCCTCGCTTCCAGCGCATGCGGCAAGCGAACTCGGGAAAATTCAGACCGAGGCGACTGCCGCATACGCGTCTTTAACCAGTGTTGATTGGACCAACATCACCCTCACGTATCCGGGCAAATATCTCGACGCGGGGCTTTGGATAGAATCTGAACGCCTGAAAGCCGCGGGCGATGCAGTCACAGAGATCATGCTGAAACAGACTGTTGAGTATATGATTGCACAGCGGCGCGAAACGGCAAAGGATCCATCGGCCGACATGCAGGAAGCGCTCTACAGGGAAATGTATCCCGAGGGTCATCCCTACGCGCATTTGAGCACGGGCGACACAACCGAACTGCGAAAGATCACGCTCGCCGAAGTACGGAAGTTTATGAAACTCTTCCATACGGCGGGCAATGCGAGCATGACAATATCAGGCGACTTCCGAATCGATGATGCAAAAAAACTCGTGAGGAAATATTTTGCGGGACTTCCCGCGAGCAAACGCTTCGTCTGGAAAACCGAGGCGCGAAAGTTTGATCCGGCAGGACCCGTCGCGCTGATCAAACAGGCACCCGTCGATTTTTCGACGTTGCAGATCGTCTTTCCCACCGTGCCCCTGGGCGATCCCGACGAGGCGGCCCTGCAGTTGCTCGCCAAACTGCTCGCGGGCGCGGGGGATGCGCGGCTCAAGAAATTGTTCCTCGACAACAATCCCAACGTGCTCGATGTAACGGCACGGCAGACCAGCCAGGATCTGCACGGGATGTTCGCCATCACCATCACATGCAGGGCCGAGACGCAGTTGCGTACGGTGTTCGAGCAGGCGTTGACCCTTCTGCAAACCATCCCGCGGACTCCGGTGTCGGAGGATGAGATGTCGATGTCGCGGTCGCTCAACGAAATGGAATTTCTTCTGCCGATGGAATCGGTGCACGGTTTTGGCGGCCGGGGTGACGCGTTGAACCTCGGCAATCTCTACACCTCAAATCCCGCGTCACAATTTACCGGCATCGAGGCGCAGGCGCGTGTCTCACCATTTGCGCTCCGCGAGGCGGCACGGCGTTACCTCTCCGGCGCGTCTGTGGTAGTGCTGAGCATCGTTCCAGCGGGACGACAGGAACTGGGCGTCACGTTGTAA